The Maniola hyperantus chromosome 2, iAphHyp1.2, whole genome shotgun sequence genome includes a region encoding these proteins:
- the LOC117993787 gene encoding repetitive organellar protein-like, with the protein MCDRGQSASSVKKHRSCNDSFSSEKSSSQDVCRSDAHIYYNDTSMTQTDSFTRSKDTSAGASHEYYKKYDHDETPVKDDISFNDHSFSEDNDLRSVNNKDSITNSDLDKLEMKIMSKISRELQTDEDDVNSLESNIKLFKTTVQQIFDNFYENMHDFELYKKKFHEILEKNKGNTFSEMEDFIRDMIQNIESSKSLISNKKVIESPQDESSKECQLNVNDMDAKVSKSANSTVETFLNDNYCTDSTLDEDSSKFNTEFKSEETYNIFVMSGNPYVQIKMNNRNMLSEINIRDKNIGSIENQLASAENLKKLAAKKLQIKNYRKLQLESPCKDRDIPVKIASAKKNIHLDEDFTCVEKGESKFFIFKICSYICKKLRKNVIS; encoded by the exons ATGT GCGACCGTGGCCAGTCTGCAAGTAGTGTGAAGAAGCATCGCAGCTGTAACGACAGTTTTTCTTCGGAGAAGTCCAGTTCACAGGACGTATGTCGATCTGACGCCCATATTTACTACAATGACACTTCGATGACCCAAACCGACAGTTTCACCAGATCCAAAGATACAAGTGCGGGGGCCAGTCATGAGTATTATAAAAAGTATGATCACGACGAAACCCCAGTTAAAGACGACATCAGTTTCAATGACCACTCATTCAGCGAGGACAACGATTTGAGATCGGTTAATAATAAAGATTCAATCACTAACTCGGATCTCGACAAActtgaaatgaaaataatgagCAAGATTTCCCGAGAACTGCAAACCGACGAAGACGATGTTAACAGCCTCGAGTCAAacataaaattgtttaaaacgacAGTCCAACAGATCTTCGacaatttttatgaaaacatGCATGATTTTgagctatacaaaaaaaagttCCATGAAATCTTGGAAAAGAATAAAGGGAATACGTTTTCTGAAATGGAGGATTTCATTAGAGATATGATTCAGAATATAGAATCATCGAAGTCTTTAATTTCTAATAAAAAAGTAATCGAATCGCCACAAGACGAATCGAGCAAAGAATGTCAATTAAATGTAAACGATATGGACGCAAAAGTATCTAAAAGCGCAAATTCAACCGTGGAAACATTTTTGAACGACAATTATTGCACTGATTCAACTTTAGATGAGGACAGTTCAAAATTTAACACAGAATTCAAAAGCGAAGAgacctataatatttttgtaatgagTGGCAATCCTTACGTCCAGATTAAAATGAATAACCGTAATATGCTGTCTGAAATTAACATCAGAGATAAGAATATTGGTAGCATAGAGAACCAACTCGCGTCAGCAGAAAACTTAAAGAAGCTAGCAGCCAAGAAGCTGCAAATAAAGAACTATAGAAAGCTGCAACTAGAGTCCCCTTGTAAAGATAGAGATATACCAGTCAAAATTGCCAGCGCAAAGAAAAATATACACTTAGACGAAGATTTCACATGCGTAGAAAAAGGAGAAAGCAaattttttatctttaaaatatgCAGCTACATTTGTAAGAAACTTCGCAAGAATGTGATCAGTTAA
- the LOC117993684 gene encoding scm-like with four MBT domains protein 1, translating to MEFDWNNYLEDTKSVAVPEELFSHVETSLNNGIKQGMLLEVCHKTNPDMYWIAEITMVCAHLLRIKFIGAETDFWCDISKTKVHPLGWCGKYDELIEPPDDINSRCGNSIIDLMKQALLVGQSVSIEALNHKGLSPIDRIKGGMKVEIQNIIDPYRYWIATVCENAGGRLLLRYDGADDDLAQFWMFFCNPRLSSFGFVTNKGSPWQFKYPGKVNKFSCKNKLSAQLRQSAEEAISEPTPADLFQPNQILEAHSFATGMKMEALSPNDFSTVHPATVLKIFNNLHFLVVLDDHVDDYEDSKMAWLCDNMHPYIYPLGWAQRNKVEFKPPKIWKEDTFDWEEYLSMTASVPAPDYCFGNKEFLKGIEVNMKLEAVNPLNHEEIHVASIETITEHMLYVELLPIGEKYWYSQDSDLLFPVGWCDSNNYELHIPDTNKEPVKPIEDPKPVKDDPKSTEEWCDRIYFNYRCYAGPSISRNKLSQLPKHVGPGPLLLVLKEVMNKIISASYKPAKLLKDWETEGPPEEGMQLEMLRAKLKTSTYHAYVPIATTSEQVSSFCRDVCVKLQACPSLFGPVEYPEQCPNNCQQVEKSTFHNGTERRGRPKGSVNGKRKKKKGAPEKREKEQPPPEVENNRDGESVESEHSAGSTPPSESGTRPNSPDSVTDYKRNTRRKREAKSDFPKLEMKTRGAKLPNFALQMKEAHWNKKDVETIYSNSCTSKKQQDSDTENETNESSCNSRDAKNISDVSDSEEPELKKLKFHTDDPLPSDNKMFEKDTAMKGKVKLGRNPLDWTVEDVYNYLNSTEDCKLIADKMKQEEIDGEAFIMLDLPTITDFLHMKKEYAMQLCKHITMIRWYCIDNFEENVET from the exons ATGGAATTCGATTGGAATAATTATTTAGAAGACACGAAAAGCGTCGCTGTTCCCGAAGAATTATTTTCTCAT GTGGAAACCAGCCTCAACAATGGCATCAAGCAAGGCATGCTGTTGGAAGTGTGCCACAAAACCAACCCCGACATGTACTGGATAGCAGAGATCACCATGGTCTGCGCACACCTGCTTCGCATCAAGTTTATAG GTGCAGAAACAGACTTCTGGTGCGACATATCCAAAACCAAAGTCCACCCGCTGGGTTGGTGCGGCAAATATGACGAGTTGATAGAGCCGCCCGACGACATCAACTCGCGCTGCGGCAACAGCATCATCGACCTGATGAAGCAGGCGCTGCTGGTGGGGCAGTCGGTGTCCATAGAGGCGCTGAACCACAAGGGCCTGTCGCCCATAGACAGGATCAAGGGCGGCATGAAGGTCGAGATACAGAACATCATCGACCCTTACCGATACTGGATTGCCACT GTGTGTGAAAACGCAGGTGGTCGTCTCCTATTGCGCTACGATGGCGCCGACGATGACTTGGCGCAGTTCTGGATGTTCTTCTGCAACCCCAGACTTAGCAGCTTCGGTTTTGTCACTAACAAG GGCTCTCCGTGGCAGTTCAAGTACCCAGGAAAAGTCAACAAGTTTTCCTGCAAGAACAAGCTAAGTGCGCAGCTGAGACAGAGTGCAGAGGAGGCCATCAGTGAACCCACTCCCGCCGACCTCTTCCAG CCGAACCAAATCCTAGAAGCGCATAGCTTCGCAACAGGCATGAAAATGGAAGCCTTGAGCCCTAACGACTTCAGCACTGTCCATCCCGCTACAGTACTGAAAATATTCAACAACCTGCACTTCTTAGTGGTCTTGGACGACCATGTCGACGACTATGAGGACAGCAAGATGGCGTGGCTGTGTGACAACATGCACCCTTACATCTACCCTTTAGGGTGGGCTCAGAGGAATAAGGTCGAATTTAAGCCTCCGAAGATTTGGAAAGAGGATACGTTTGACTGGGAGGAGTACTTGTCTATGACTGCTTCGGTACCTGCCCCAGATTACTGCTTCGGAAACAAGGAGTTTCTCAAAG gTATCGAAGTAAACATGAAATTAGAAGCTGTAAATCCATTGAACCACGAAGAGATCCACGTCGCGTCCATAGAAACTATCACTGAACACATGTTATATGTCGAGCTTCTGCCTATCGGGGAAAAATACTG GTACTCCCAAGACAGTGATCTGCTGTTCCCAGTGGGATGGTGCGACAGCAATAACTATGAGCTGCATATACCTGACACCAATAAAGAGCCTGTCAAACCCATAGAGGATCCTAAACCTGTTAAAGACGATCCTAAGTCGACAGAAGAGTGGTGTGACAGGATATACTTCAACTACAGGTGTTATGCAG GTCCATCTATAAGTAGAAAtaagctatcacagctgccAAAGCACGTCGGTCCTGGGCCTTTGTTGTTGGTGCTCAAAGAGGTGATGAACAAAATTATATCGGCTTCATACAAGCCGGCTAAGCTGCTGAAGGATTGGGAGACCGAAGGCCCGCCCGAAGAAGGCATGCAGCTTGAAATGCTTAGAGCTAA GCTCAAAACCAGCACTTACCATGCATACGTGCCAATAGCGACCACGTCAGAGCAAGTGTCGTCCTTCTGTCGGGACGTGTGTGTCAAGCTGCAAGCCTGTCCCAGTCTGTTCGGCCCTGTGGAGTACCCGGAGCAGTGCCCCAACAACTGCCAGCAAGTCGAGAAGTCTACATTCC ATAACGGAACAGAACGACGTGGCAGACCTAAAGGAAGCGTCAACGGCAAACGAAAAAAGAAAAAGGGAGCTCCCGAAAAGAGAGAGAAAGAACAACCACCACCGGAAGTGGAGAATAACAGAGATGGAGAATCTGTTGAAAGCGAACATAGTGCGGGGTCCACACCGCCATCAGAAAGCGGCACTAGACCTAACTCTCCAGATAGCGTTACAGATTATAAGCGAAACACAAGGAGAAAACGCGAAGCTAAAAGTGATTTCCCGAAATTAGAGATGAAAACCCGTGGAGCCAAACTGCCAAACTTCGCTCTCCAAATGAAGGAAGCACATTGGAACAAAAAGGATGTAGAAACAATCTATAGCAACTCCTGCACAAGCAAGAAACAACAAGATAGTGATACCGAAAATGAGACTAATGAAAGCAGTTGCAATTCCCGAGATGCCAAAAACATATCAGACGTTTCCGATTCTGAAGAACCAGagttaaaaaaacttaagttCCATACAGATGATCCTTTACCCTCAGATAATAAGATGTTTGAAAAAGATACAGCAATGAAAGGAAAAGTGAAACTAGGTCGCAATCCTCTAGACTGGACAGTTGAGGATGTATACAATTATCTGAACAGTACAGAAGACTGCAAACTTATAGCAGACAAGATGAAGCAAGAGGAAATAGATGGAGAGGCCTTCATAATGTTAGATCTACCCACAATCACAGATTTTTTGCACATGAAAAAGGAGTATGCGATGCAACTTTGCAAACACATTACAATGATTAGGTGGTATTGTATAGATAATTTTGAAGAAAATGTTGAAACCTGA